The following proteins are co-located in the Phyllostomus discolor isolate MPI-MPIP mPhyDis1 chromosome 1, mPhyDis1.pri.v3, whole genome shotgun sequence genome:
- the TMEM128 gene encoding transmembrane protein 128 encodes MDAKMDALRAREQLRRRYLFALDAEASLDGEGFARQGASAAVEKKQKPLPRLNIHSGFWILASIVVTYYADFFKTIKENFHTSSWFLVGGALLLLSLSIALFCILYLEWYRGIGDYDAQYPALIPLTTAAFIAAGICFNIALWPVWSFFTPPLLFTQFMGVVMLISLLG; translated from the exons ATGGACGCCAAGATGGACGCCCTCCGGGCCCGGGAGCAGTTACGGAGACGATACCTGTTCGCGCTCGACGCCGAGGCGTCGCTGGACGGCGAAGGCTTCGCCAGGCAGG GAGCCTCTGCAGCTGTTGAGAAAAAGCAGAAACCTCTTCCAAGACTTAACATCCATTCTGGGTTTTGGATATTGGCCTCCATTGTTGTGACCTATTATGCTGACTTCTTTAAAACTATTAAAGAAAACTTTCACACCAGTAG CTGGTTCCTCGTTGGGGGCGCCCTGCTGCTTCTCAGCCTGTCCATTGCGCTCTTCTGCATTCTCTACCTGGAGTGGTACCGCGGGATCGGGGACTACGATGCCCAGTACCCGGCCCTGATACCCCTCACGACCGCTGCCTTTATCGCAGCGGGGATCTG CTTCAACATCGCTTTATGGCCCGTGTGGTCATTTTTCACTCCGCCGCTGCTGTTCACCCAGTTTATGGGAGTTGTGATGTTGATCTCACTCCTCGGGTGA